Proteins found in one Venturia canescens isolate UGA chromosome 6, ASM1945775v1, whole genome shotgun sequence genomic segment:
- the LOC122412097 gene encoding collagen alpha-1(IV) chain-like isoform X7 has translation MKETKGGHRTCRVSMLVGSLVLIYAHLAYAQFIIRENAELVVPAVPCRDYQPGEDDLETFDFIRRYKLDLLEAQYPGVTRVRGSNRLQTAYRVEKEADLILPTRDIFPGGLPQEFSFICTLRTRKVPKISWSVLRITDPAKNLEFAVTLDPRKLTLDLAIADERGNLQTVSFPATRVFDKQWHKIHFGVYKEKVILNVDCELVGTMQLKPCGPIDVDGEISISKTVGSQTTVPIDLQWMVVNCDPTRPQRETCDELPIIASSALQPQRRPGCNVVCPQGPPGLNGTMGPIGPPGYPGVPGQRGPPGPDGKTGPQGFPGARGFPGFPGAGSPGEKGQKGSSGSPGMKGERGDIGPRGLPGTSSNSTKLGEQGPRGFPGEVGLPGRDGIPGQKGLKGEKGEIGLRGLPGANSSSLVSKGDRGDPGHPGLSGPPGPMGQRGLPGSPGQKGDPGYPGLMGSQGPRGIPGEPGPIGPIGDPGTKGEPGEPGRDGKPGSVTGLEILGEPGRDGSPGVDGSPGAKGEPGTPGTAGFPGLPGKDGLPGLEGPQGSKGEPGTLGPPGPLGPRGPAGQPGEQGFQGHPGGKGHSGQKGESGSIGLRGPPGDVGFPGLPGPPGPPGMPGLDGRPGSPGPPGESCQPSDMLNTNSIIYENTGSPGVSGPRGQPGAPGIPGERGAAGERGQEGQPGLPGMPGKDGSPGAPGSTGPRGQTGMPGLQGAPGKSITDAEIRDICTSILREQMTEMAALLRGHPGPPGRGRPGRQGSPGPQGRPDRLTELTVGLRGTTGLPGLTRHGHPGRVGIRGIPGDPGPPGLPGERGFVGLPGPQGATGPVGPPGERGDKGERGSEGIGIDGPVGPRGLPGPPGNDGIGLPGPQGERGERGRQGISGMQGAPGAQGPPGFCEFCNYPGNSYLQYNRGNDKG, from the exons GGGTCATCGAACCTGCCGAGTCTCCATGCTCGTCGGAAGTCTCGTACTTATCTATGCACATTTGGCGTACGCTC AGTTTATTATCCGAGAGAACGCTGAGTTGGTTGTTCCTGCCGTGCCGTGCCGCGACTATCAGCCGGGCGAGGACgaccttgagacttttgacTTCATCAGACGTTACAAGCTCGATCTGTTGGAGGCCCAATATCCCGGAGTGACCAGAGTCAGAGGCTCGAATCGATTGCAAACTGCTTACAGGGTCGAGAAGGAAGCGGATCTCATTCTCCCGACGAG GGACATATTTCCCGGTGGACTGCCACAAGAATTCAGCTTCATTTGCACCCTGAGGACTCGCAAAGTGCCAAAAATTTCTTGGAGCGTACTCAGAATCACCGATCCAGCCAAGAATTTAGAATTCGCAGTGACCCTCGATCCGCGAAAGCTGACGCTGGATCTAGCTATCGCTGACGAGCGAGGAAATTTGCAGACGGTTTCGTTCCCGGCCACTCGA GTGTTCGACAAGCAATGGCACAAAATCCATTTCGGCGTGTACAAGGAGAAGGTTATACTGAACGTGGATTGCGAGCTCGTGGGGACTATGCAGCTGAAGCCTTGTGGACCGATCGACGTAGATGGTGAGATTTCTATCTCGAAGACAGTGGGTTCGCAGACAACAGTGCCA ATTGATTTGCAATGGATGGTCGTTAACTGCGATCCTACCAGGCCACAAAGAGAGACCTGCGACGAGCTTCCG ATCATAGCCAGTAGCGCATTACAGCCGCAAAGGAGACCCGGCTGCAATGTCGTATGTCCTCAAGGACCACCTGGCCTCAATGGCACTATG GGGCCGATCGGTCCGCCGGGATACCCGGGAGTCCCAGGTCAACGAGGTCCACCAGGTCCTGATGGGAAAACA GGTCCTCAAGGGTTTCCTGGCGCGAGGGGTTTTCCCGGATTCCCGGGAGCAGGTAGTCCGGGGGAAAAGGGGCAAAAG GGCTCGTCGGGTTCCCCTGGCATGAAGGGCGAGAGGGGTGACATCGGGCCCCGTGGCCTTCCTGGAACCTCTTCGAATAGTACGAAATTGGGGGAACAAGGACCACGGGGCTTTCCCGGGGAGGTTGGGCTCCCGGGACGAGATGGAATACCTGGACAAAAGGGCCTCAAAGGAGAGAAGGGGGAGATCGGCTTGAGGGGACTTCCTGGAGCAAACTCTTCTTCACTCGTTTCTAAAG GTGATCGAGGTGACCCCGGCCATCCTGGCCTCAGTGGCCCACCCGGTCCAATGGGCCAGCGTGGACTCCCTGGAAGTCCAGGACAAAAAGGTGACCCGGGCTACCCGGGACTGATGGGCTCACAAGGTCCTAGAGGCATTCCGGGTGAGCCAGGACCCATTGGCCCGATTGGAGACCCAGGAACGAAAGGCGAACCCGGAGAACCTGGACGGGACG GCAAACCAGGATCGGTTACGGGGTTAGAAATTCTTGGAGAACCTGGTCGCGATGGATCCCCAGGAGTAGATGGCTCGCCAGGTGCCAAAGGAGAACCTGGAACACCCGGGACCGCAGGATTTCCAGGATTGCCCGGCAAGGATGGTCTGCCAGGGCTGGAAGGACCGCAA GGTTCAAAAGGCGAGCCTGGGACTCTTGGACCTCCAGGACCTTTGGGGCCTCGAGGACCTGCAGGACAACCTGGTGAACAAGGGTTTCAAGGACATCCAGGAGGGAAGGGACATTCTGGTCAAAAAGGCGAATCTGGTTCGATTGGACTTCGTGGTCCACCAGGAGATGTG GGTTTCCCTGGACTACCCGGTCCACCAGGACCTCCGGGGATGCCAGGACTCGACGGAAGGCCAGGGTCTCCAGGGCCTCCGGGCGAGTCTTGCCAGCCTTCCGACATGCTCAATACTAACAGTATCATTTACGAAAATACGGGGAGCCCGGGAGTCAGTGGACCTCGTGGACAGCCCGGAGCACCAGGAAtc CCCGGAGAGCGAGGAGCAGCAGGTGAAAGGGGTCAGGAAGGTCAACCCGGTCTTCCTGGCATGCCAGGAAAGGATGGGTCTCCTGGTGCCCCCGGCTCGACGGGGCCCAGAGGTCAAACAGGGATGCCGGGACTCCAAGGTGCTCCTGGGAAAAGTATCACTGACGCGGAAATTCGGGATATTTGTACGTCCATCTTGAGAG AACAGATGACGGAGATGGCAGCACTATTGCGGGGCCATCCTGGTCCACCGGGCAGAGGCCGGCCAGGTCGACAGGGATCACCGGGTCCCCAAGGTCGTCCAG ACAGGCTGACCGAACTAACAGTGGGTCTACGAGGAACTACCGGGTTGCCGGGTCTCACCCGACATGGCCATCCCGGTCGGGTTGGAATCCGCGGCATCCCAG GTGACCCGGGCCCTCCGGGCTTACCAGGAGAACGAGGCTTCGTTGGACTACCCGGACCGCAAGGTGCCACAGGACCCGTTGGTCCTCCTGGCGAACGAGGCGACAAAGGGGAACGAGGTTCCGAAGGCATAGGAATCGATGGACCTGTCGGTCCTCGAGGCTTACCAG GACCACCAGGCAACGACGGTATTGGTTTGCCCGGACCTCAAGGTGAAAGGGGCGAACGAGGACGTCAag GCATTTCTGGAATGCAAGGTGCACCAGGTGCTCAAGGACCTCCAGGATTTTGCGAATTTTGCAACTACCCGGGTAACAGTTATCTTCAATACAATCGTGGCAACGACAAGGGATGA
- the LOC122412097 gene encoding collagen alpha-1(IX) chain-like isoform X6 — protein MKETKGGHRTCRVSMLVGSLVLIYAHLAYAQFIIRENAELVVPAVPCRDYQPGEDDLETFDFIRRYKLDLLEAQYPGVTRVRGSNRLQTAYRVEKEADLILPTRDIFPGGLPQEFSFICTLRTRKVPKISWSVLRITDPAKNLEFAVTLDPRKLTLDLAIADERGNLQTVSFPATRVFDKQWHKIHFGVYKEKVILNVDCELVGTMQLKPCGPIDVDGEISISKTVGSQTTVPIDLQWMVVNCDPTRPQRETCDELPIIASSALQPQRRPGCNVVCPQGPPGLNGTMGPIGPPGYPGVPGQRGPPGPDGKTGPQGFPGARGFPGFPGAGSPGEKGQKGSSGSPGMKGERGDIGPRGLPGTSSNSTKLGEQGPRGFPGEVGLPGRDGIPGQKGLKGEKGEIGLRGLPGANSSSLVSKGDRGDPGHPGLSGPPGPMGQRGLPGSPGQKGDPGYPGLMGSQGPRGIPGEPGPIGPIGDPGTKGEPGEPGRDGKPGSVTGLEILGEPGRDGSPGVDGSPGAKGEPGTPGTAGFPGLPGKDGLPGLEGPQGSKGEPGTLGPPGPLGPRGPAGQPGEQGFQGHPGGKGHSGQKGESGSIGLRGPPGDVGFPGLPGPPGPPGMPGLDGRPGSPGPPGESCQPSDMLNTNSIIYENTGSPGVSGPRGQPGAPGIPGERGAAGERGQEGQPGLPGMPGKDGSPGAPGSTGPRGQTGMPGLQGAPGKSITDAEIRDICTSILREQMTEMAALLRGHPGPPGRGRPGRQGSPGPQGRPDITRTCCMCHRQADRTNSGSTRNYRVAGSHPTWPSRSGWNPRHPR, from the exons GGGTCATCGAACCTGCCGAGTCTCCATGCTCGTCGGAAGTCTCGTACTTATCTATGCACATTTGGCGTACGCTC AGTTTATTATCCGAGAGAACGCTGAGTTGGTTGTTCCTGCCGTGCCGTGCCGCGACTATCAGCCGGGCGAGGACgaccttgagacttttgacTTCATCAGACGTTACAAGCTCGATCTGTTGGAGGCCCAATATCCCGGAGTGACCAGAGTCAGAGGCTCGAATCGATTGCAAACTGCTTACAGGGTCGAGAAGGAAGCGGATCTCATTCTCCCGACGAG GGACATATTTCCCGGTGGACTGCCACAAGAATTCAGCTTCATTTGCACCCTGAGGACTCGCAAAGTGCCAAAAATTTCTTGGAGCGTACTCAGAATCACCGATCCAGCCAAGAATTTAGAATTCGCAGTGACCCTCGATCCGCGAAAGCTGACGCTGGATCTAGCTATCGCTGACGAGCGAGGAAATTTGCAGACGGTTTCGTTCCCGGCCACTCGA GTGTTCGACAAGCAATGGCACAAAATCCATTTCGGCGTGTACAAGGAGAAGGTTATACTGAACGTGGATTGCGAGCTCGTGGGGACTATGCAGCTGAAGCCTTGTGGACCGATCGACGTAGATGGTGAGATTTCTATCTCGAAGACAGTGGGTTCGCAGACAACAGTGCCA ATTGATTTGCAATGGATGGTCGTTAACTGCGATCCTACCAGGCCACAAAGAGAGACCTGCGACGAGCTTCCG ATCATAGCCAGTAGCGCATTACAGCCGCAAAGGAGACCCGGCTGCAATGTCGTATGTCCTCAAGGACCACCTGGCCTCAATGGCACTATG GGGCCGATCGGTCCGCCGGGATACCCGGGAGTCCCAGGTCAACGAGGTCCACCAGGTCCTGATGGGAAAACA GGTCCTCAAGGGTTTCCTGGCGCGAGGGGTTTTCCCGGATTCCCGGGAGCAGGTAGTCCGGGGGAAAAGGGGCAAAAG GGCTCGTCGGGTTCCCCTGGCATGAAGGGCGAGAGGGGTGACATCGGGCCCCGTGGCCTTCCTGGAACCTCTTCGAATAGTACGAAATTGGGGGAACAAGGACCACGGGGCTTTCCCGGGGAGGTTGGGCTCCCGGGACGAGATGGAATACCTGGACAAAAGGGCCTCAAAGGAGAGAAGGGGGAGATCGGCTTGAGGGGACTTCCTGGAGCAAACTCTTCTTCACTCGTTTCTAAAG GTGATCGAGGTGACCCCGGCCATCCTGGCCTCAGTGGCCCACCCGGTCCAATGGGCCAGCGTGGACTCCCTGGAAGTCCAGGACAAAAAGGTGACCCGGGCTACCCGGGACTGATGGGCTCACAAGGTCCTAGAGGCATTCCGGGTGAGCCAGGACCCATTGGCCCGATTGGAGACCCAGGAACGAAAGGCGAACCCGGAGAACCTGGACGGGACG GCAAACCAGGATCGGTTACGGGGTTAGAAATTCTTGGAGAACCTGGTCGCGATGGATCCCCAGGAGTAGATGGCTCGCCAGGTGCCAAAGGAGAACCTGGAACACCCGGGACCGCAGGATTTCCAGGATTGCCCGGCAAGGATGGTCTGCCAGGGCTGGAAGGACCGCAA GGTTCAAAAGGCGAGCCTGGGACTCTTGGACCTCCAGGACCTTTGGGGCCTCGAGGACCTGCAGGACAACCTGGTGAACAAGGGTTTCAAGGACATCCAGGAGGGAAGGGACATTCTGGTCAAAAAGGCGAATCTGGTTCGATTGGACTTCGTGGTCCACCAGGAGATGTG GGTTTCCCTGGACTACCCGGTCCACCAGGACCTCCGGGGATGCCAGGACTCGACGGAAGGCCAGGGTCTCCAGGGCCTCCGGGCGAGTCTTGCCAGCCTTCCGACATGCTCAATACTAACAGTATCATTTACGAAAATACGGGGAGCCCGGGAGTCAGTGGACCTCGTGGACAGCCCGGAGCACCAGGAAtc CCCGGAGAGCGAGGAGCAGCAGGTGAAAGGGGTCAGGAAGGTCAACCCGGTCTTCCTGGCATGCCAGGAAAGGATGGGTCTCCTGGTGCCCCCGGCTCGACGGGGCCCAGAGGTCAAACAGGGATGCCGGGACTCCAAGGTGCTCCTGGGAAAAGTATCACTGACGCGGAAATTCGGGATATTTGTACGTCCATCTTGAGAG AACAGATGACGGAGATGGCAGCACTATTGCGGGGCCATCCTGGTCCACCGGGCAGAGGCCGGCCAGGTCGACAGGGATCACCGGGTCCCCAAGGTCGTCCAG ATATCACGAGAACCTGCTGCATGTGTCACAGACAGGCTGACCGAACTAACAGTGGGTCTACGAGGAACTACCGGGTTGCCGGGTCTCACCCGACATGGCCATCCCGGTCGGGTTGGAATCCGCGGCATCCCAG GTGA
- the LOC122412097 gene encoding collagen alpha-2(IX) chain-like isoform X3 — MLVGSLVLIYAHLAYAQFIIRENAELVVPAVPCRDYQPGEDDLETFDFIRRYKLDLLEAQYPGVTRVRGSNRLQTAYRVEKEADLILPTRDIFPGGLPQEFSFICTLRTRKVPKISWSVLRITDPAKNLEFAVTLDPRKLTLDLAIADERGNLQTVSFPATRVFDKQWHKIHFGVYKEKVILNVDCELVGTMQLKPCGPIDVDGEISISKTVGSQTTVPIDLQWMVVNCDPTRPQRETCDELPIIASSALQPQRRPGCNVVCPQGPPGLNGTMGPIGPPGYPGVPGQRGPPGPDGKTGPQGFPGARGFPGFPGAGSPGEKGQKGSSGSPGMKGERGDIGPRGLPGTSSNSTKLGEQGPRGFPGEVGLPGRDGIPGQKGLKGEKGEIGLRGLPGANSSSLVSKGDRGDPGHPGLSGPPGPMGQRGLPGSPGQKGDPGYPGLMGSQGPRGIPGEPGPIGPIGDPGTKGEPGEPGRDGKPGSVTGLEILGEPGRDGSPGVDGSPGAKGEPGTPGTAGFPGLPGKDGLPGLEGPQGSKGEPGTLGPPGPLGPRGPAGQPGEQGFQGHPGGKGHSGQKGESGSIGLRGPPGDVGFPGLPGPPGPPGMPGLDGRPGSPGPPGESCQPSDMLNTNSIIYENTGSPGVSGPRGQPGAPGIPGERGAAGERGQEGQPGLPGMPGKDGSPGAPGSTGPRGQTGMPGLQGAPGKSITDAEIRDICTSILREQMTEMAALLRGHPGPPGRGRPGRQGSPGPQGRPGDPGPPGLPGERGFVGLPGPQGATGPVGPPGERGDKGERGSEGIGIDGPVGPRGLPGPPGNDGIGLPGPQGERGERGRQGISGMQGAPGAQGPPGFCEFCNYPGNSYLQYNRGNDKG; from the exons ATGCTCGTCGGAAGTCTCGTACTTATCTATGCACATTTGGCGTACGCTC AGTTTATTATCCGAGAGAACGCTGAGTTGGTTGTTCCTGCCGTGCCGTGCCGCGACTATCAGCCGGGCGAGGACgaccttgagacttttgacTTCATCAGACGTTACAAGCTCGATCTGTTGGAGGCCCAATATCCCGGAGTGACCAGAGTCAGAGGCTCGAATCGATTGCAAACTGCTTACAGGGTCGAGAAGGAAGCGGATCTCATTCTCCCGACGAG GGACATATTTCCCGGTGGACTGCCACAAGAATTCAGCTTCATTTGCACCCTGAGGACTCGCAAAGTGCCAAAAATTTCTTGGAGCGTACTCAGAATCACCGATCCAGCCAAGAATTTAGAATTCGCAGTGACCCTCGATCCGCGAAAGCTGACGCTGGATCTAGCTATCGCTGACGAGCGAGGAAATTTGCAGACGGTTTCGTTCCCGGCCACTCGA GTGTTCGACAAGCAATGGCACAAAATCCATTTCGGCGTGTACAAGGAGAAGGTTATACTGAACGTGGATTGCGAGCTCGTGGGGACTATGCAGCTGAAGCCTTGTGGACCGATCGACGTAGATGGTGAGATTTCTATCTCGAAGACAGTGGGTTCGCAGACAACAGTGCCA ATTGATTTGCAATGGATGGTCGTTAACTGCGATCCTACCAGGCCACAAAGAGAGACCTGCGACGAGCTTCCG ATCATAGCCAGTAGCGCATTACAGCCGCAAAGGAGACCCGGCTGCAATGTCGTATGTCCTCAAGGACCACCTGGCCTCAATGGCACTATG GGGCCGATCGGTCCGCCGGGATACCCGGGAGTCCCAGGTCAACGAGGTCCACCAGGTCCTGATGGGAAAACA GGTCCTCAAGGGTTTCCTGGCGCGAGGGGTTTTCCCGGATTCCCGGGAGCAGGTAGTCCGGGGGAAAAGGGGCAAAAG GGCTCGTCGGGTTCCCCTGGCATGAAGGGCGAGAGGGGTGACATCGGGCCCCGTGGCCTTCCTGGAACCTCTTCGAATAGTACGAAATTGGGGGAACAAGGACCACGGGGCTTTCCCGGGGAGGTTGGGCTCCCGGGACGAGATGGAATACCTGGACAAAAGGGCCTCAAAGGAGAGAAGGGGGAGATCGGCTTGAGGGGACTTCCTGGAGCAAACTCTTCTTCACTCGTTTCTAAAG GTGATCGAGGTGACCCCGGCCATCCTGGCCTCAGTGGCCCACCCGGTCCAATGGGCCAGCGTGGACTCCCTGGAAGTCCAGGACAAAAAGGTGACCCGGGCTACCCGGGACTGATGGGCTCACAAGGTCCTAGAGGCATTCCGGGTGAGCCAGGACCCATTGGCCCGATTGGAGACCCAGGAACGAAAGGCGAACCCGGAGAACCTGGACGGGACG GCAAACCAGGATCGGTTACGGGGTTAGAAATTCTTGGAGAACCTGGTCGCGATGGATCCCCAGGAGTAGATGGCTCGCCAGGTGCCAAAGGAGAACCTGGAACACCCGGGACCGCAGGATTTCCAGGATTGCCCGGCAAGGATGGTCTGCCAGGGCTGGAAGGACCGCAA GGTTCAAAAGGCGAGCCTGGGACTCTTGGACCTCCAGGACCTTTGGGGCCTCGAGGACCTGCAGGACAACCTGGTGAACAAGGGTTTCAAGGACATCCAGGAGGGAAGGGACATTCTGGTCAAAAAGGCGAATCTGGTTCGATTGGACTTCGTGGTCCACCAGGAGATGTG GGTTTCCCTGGACTACCCGGTCCACCAGGACCTCCGGGGATGCCAGGACTCGACGGAAGGCCAGGGTCTCCAGGGCCTCCGGGCGAGTCTTGCCAGCCTTCCGACATGCTCAATACTAACAGTATCATTTACGAAAATACGGGGAGCCCGGGAGTCAGTGGACCTCGTGGACAGCCCGGAGCACCAGGAAtc CCCGGAGAGCGAGGAGCAGCAGGTGAAAGGGGTCAGGAAGGTCAACCCGGTCTTCCTGGCATGCCAGGAAAGGATGGGTCTCCTGGTGCCCCCGGCTCGACGGGGCCCAGAGGTCAAACAGGGATGCCGGGACTCCAAGGTGCTCCTGGGAAAAGTATCACTGACGCGGAAATTCGGGATATTTGTACGTCCATCTTGAGAG AACAGATGACGGAGATGGCAGCACTATTGCGGGGCCATCCTGGTCCACCGGGCAGAGGCCGGCCAGGTCGACAGGGATCACCGGGTCCCCAAGGTCGTCCAG GTGACCCGGGCCCTCCGGGCTTACCAGGAGAACGAGGCTTCGTTGGACTACCCGGACCGCAAGGTGCCACAGGACCCGTTGGTCCTCCTGGCGAACGAGGCGACAAAGGGGAACGAGGTTCCGAAGGCATAGGAATCGATGGACCTGTCGGTCCTCGAGGCTTACCAG GACCACCAGGCAACGACGGTATTGGTTTGCCCGGACCTCAAGGTGAAAGGGGCGAACGAGGACGTCAag GCATTTCTGGAATGCAAGGTGCACCAGGTGCTCAAGGACCTCCAGGATTTTGCGAATTTTGCAACTACCCGGGTAACAGTTATCTTCAATACAATCGTGGCAACGACAAGGGATGA